One genomic window of bacterium includes the following:
- a CDS encoding GntR family transcriptional regulator, giving the protein MPLPRANRVTGKGRAPRARRSSRQRGPSDQPRGEAVYKTLKERILTLQLRPAERISEIQVATELGVSRTPAREALRRLEQEGWLVLVPRQGYSVRAYTLAEVNQVYDLRIAIERHAARTAAEGAPHASLARITEDWERLDERRGAMTALDWLQVDERLHLGIAAVTGNTELVELLRRINERIRIIRRIDYSRAERAASTRRDHLEILALIQARAPREAADRMERHILDSKESVKALAQIYFVQEPR; this is encoded by the coding sequence ATGCCGCTGCCCCGCGCGAATAGAGTGACCGGCAAAGGCCGGGCGCCGCGCGCGCGCCGTTCGTCACGGCAGCGCGGCCCGAGCGACCAACCCCGCGGCGAGGCCGTGTACAAGACGCTCAAAGAGCGCATCCTTACTCTTCAGCTGCGACCCGCCGAGCGCATCAGCGAGATTCAGGTGGCCACAGAACTCGGTGTCAGCCGGACGCCGGCACGCGAAGCGCTGCGCCGGCTCGAGCAGGAAGGCTGGCTCGTGCTGGTGCCCCGCCAGGGCTATTCGGTGCGGGCGTATACGCTTGCCGAGGTCAATCAGGTCTACGATCTCCGCATCGCCATCGAACGGCACGCGGCCCGGACCGCGGCGGAGGGAGCTCCCCACGCGTCGCTGGCCCGGATCACGGAGGACTGGGAGCGGTTGGACGAGCGGCGAGGCGCGATGACTGCACTGGACTGGCTGCAGGTCGACGAACGGCTGCACCTCGGCATCGCCGCGGTCACCGGCAACACCGAGCTGGTGGAGCTCCTTCGGAGGATCAACGAGCGCATCCGGATCATCCGGCGCATCGACTATTCGCGCGCCGAACGGGCGGCATCCACCCGTAGAGATCACCTCGAGATCCTCGCGCTGATCCAAGCGCGCGCTCCGCGCGAGGCGGCGGACCGGATGGAGCGCCACATCCTGGACAGCAAAGAGAGCGTGAAGGCGCTGGCACAGATCTACTTCGTCCAGGAGCCGCGGTGA
- the arcC gene encoding carbamate kinase, with protein sequence MTGPAETPGSRSLLVAIGGNALIRDGQHGSIAEQMENARETARPIARLAADGWRVVVTHGNGPQVGFILLRSELIGESAPIPALTLDMCGADSQGGIGHILSNAMSGELAALGLRDRVGYLLTHTVVDEADPAFREPSKPIGPYFTVEQAAVKRARAGWQMVEDAGRGYRRVVPSPQPLRIVETPQIRTLVDAGYVVIAAGGGGIPVAERAPGVYEGVEAVIDKDLASALLASELGISLLIISTGVDQVAVHFRKPDQRLLDRLTVSEARAYLAAGEFPEGSMGPKIRAAIKFLERGGTEVLITSPYRLPEAVAGKTGTRVVPDGILQARRGEA encoded by the coding sequence GTGACCGGCCCCGCCGAGACGCCCGGCTCGCGGAGCCTGCTCGTCGCGATCGGCGGCAACGCCCTGATTCGGGACGGCCAGCACGGCTCGATCGCCGAGCAGATGGAGAACGCGCGCGAGACCGCCCGGCCGATTGCGCGGCTGGCGGCCGACGGGTGGCGAGTCGTCGTCACGCACGGCAACGGTCCGCAGGTCGGCTTCATCTTGCTGCGCTCCGAGCTGATCGGCGAGTCGGCGCCCATCCCCGCGCTGACCCTGGACATGTGCGGGGCAGACTCCCAGGGCGGGATCGGCCACATTTTAAGCAACGCGATGTCCGGTGAGCTGGCCGCGCTCGGCCTGCGCGACCGCGTGGGGTATCTCTTGACCCACACGGTCGTCGACGAGGCGGACCCGGCGTTCCGCGAGCCGAGCAAGCCGATCGGGCCCTATTTCACGGTCGAGCAGGCGGCCGTCAAGCGAGCGCGGGCCGGATGGCAGATGGTCGAAGACGCGGGACGCGGGTACCGGCGCGTCGTGCCGTCGCCGCAGCCGCTGCGCATCGTCGAGACGCCGCAGATCCGTACACTCGTGGACGCCGGCTACGTCGTCATCGCGGCCGGCGGCGGCGGCATCCCGGTCGCGGAACGGGCCCCGGGAGTATACGAGGGGGTCGAGGCGGTCATCGACAAGGATCTCGCGTCGGCGCTGCTGGCGAGCGAGCTCGGCATTTCGCTCTTGATCATCTCGACCGGCGTGGACCAGGTCGCCGTGCACTTCCGCAAACCCGACCAGCGCCTCCTCGACCGGTTGACGGTGTCGGAGGCGCGGGCCTATCTCGCGGCAGGGGAGTTCCCCGAAGGCAGCATGGGCCCCAAGATCCGGGCGGCCATCAAGTTTCTCGAGCGCGGGGGCACCGAGGTGCTGATCACGTCGCCGTACCGGCTGCCCGAAGCGGTCGCCGGAAAGACCGGCACGCGTGTGGTGCCCGACGGCATCCTACAGGCGAGAAGGGGGGAGGCGTGA
- a CDS encoding cysteine hydrolase, whose product MLSVRAEPYEFEFDPATAALVIIDMQRDFVYKGGFGEALGNDTSLLLRAVPPTVRVLQAARRAGVLVVHTREGHRPDLADLPRAKKVRGHLKTGIGDPGPMGRILVRGEYGHDIVDELKPAPGEPLVDKPGKGAFYATDLDAILRTRGIQQLIVCGVTTEVCVHTTVREANDRGYDCLVLEDCVASYFPEFQAVGIKMIKAQGGIFGWVSDSTRFLDALAKAPVAGAAGTARG is encoded by the coding sequence ATGCTGAGTGTCCGAGCGGAACCGTACGAGTTCGAGTTCGATCCCGCGACGGCGGCGCTGGTGATCATCGACATGCAGCGGGACTTCGTCTACAAGGGCGGGTTTGGGGAGGCGCTGGGCAACGACACGTCGCTGCTGCTCAGGGCGGTGCCGCCCACCGTGCGCGTGCTCCAGGCGGCCCGCCGCGCGGGCGTCCTCGTGGTGCACACGCGCGAGGGGCACCGCCCCGACCTCGCGGATCTGCCCCGCGCGAAGAAGGTGCGGGGGCACCTCAAGACCGGCATCGGCGACCCGGGGCCGATGGGGCGGATCCTCGTGCGCGGCGAGTACGGGCACGACATCGTCGACGAGCTCAAGCCCGCTCCGGGCGAGCCCCTCGTCGACAAGCCGGGCAAGGGGGCGTTCTACGCCACCGACCTCGATGCGATTCTTCGCACGCGCGGGATTCAGCAACTTATCGTCTGCGGCGTGACGACCGAGGTGTGCGTGCACACGACCGTCCGCGAGGCCAACGACCGCGGGTACGATTGCCTCGTCCTCGAGGACTGCGTGGCGTCGTACTTCCCGGAGTTTCAGGCGGTCGGCATCAAGATGATCAAGGCGCAGGGCGGCATTTTCGGCTGGGTGAGCGACTCCACGCGCTTTCTTGACGCGCTGGCCAAGGCGCCGGTGGCCGGCGCCGCGGGAACGGCGCGCGGGTAA
- a CDS encoding DUF1116 domain-containing protein has translation MTAGRAEARAAFFPDGARAVNIGVAGFAEPVRAHGASCLQLDWRPPADGDRPLGLLVARLEDDRDDPAGARVAEANAEASSRIVAGRPALLDVRPAIDAVPGMTPRTLLHSGPPITWDRMCGPMRGAVIGAILFERWAPTPEAAEALAGSGEIRFAPCHEHAAVGPMAGLVSPSMPVVVVENRTFGNRAFATLNEGLGKVLRYGAYDASVIARLRWMAETLGPALSRALRQEPVDLANLTAQALQMGDECHNRNVAATSLFTRAAALALVRTSAPDDAASVFEFLRGNDHFYLNLSMAACKATLDAAHGIDGSSVVTAMARNGVEFGLRVSGLGNAWFTAPVPVPDGLYFPGYSAADANPDLGDSAITETCGLGGFAMAAAPAIVRFVGGTPADAVAFTRAMYRITLARNPAYTLAALDFLGTPTAIDVRRVVETGELPVINTGIAHRRAGVGQIGAGITRAPLPCFVDALRALARRAGVEAAA, from the coding sequence ATGACGGCCGGCCGGGCGGAGGCCCGCGCCGCGTTCTTTCCGGACGGCGCCCGCGCCGTGAACATCGGCGTCGCGGGGTTCGCCGAGCCGGTGCGCGCGCACGGCGCGTCGTGTCTGCAACTCGATTGGCGGCCGCCGGCCGACGGCGACCGTCCGCTCGGCCTGCTGGTGGCGCGCCTCGAGGACGATCGAGACGATCCGGCGGGGGCACGCGTCGCAGAGGCCAACGCGGAGGCGTCGAGCCGGATCGTCGCCGGGCGGCCGGCGTTGCTCGACGTCCGCCCGGCGATCGACGCCGTCCCGGGCATGACGCCGCGGACGCTGCTGCACAGCGGTCCGCCGATCACGTGGGACCGGATGTGCGGTCCGATGCGCGGCGCCGTGATCGGCGCGATCCTCTTCGAGCGCTGGGCCCCGACACCCGAGGCCGCGGAAGCGCTGGCGGGAAGCGGGGAGATCCGGTTCGCCCCGTGCCACGAGCACGCCGCGGTCGGACCGATGGCGGGTCTCGTCTCGCCGTCGATGCCGGTGGTCGTGGTGGAAAACCGTACCTTCGGCAACCGGGCCTTTGCCACGCTCAACGAAGGGCTTGGCAAGGTGCTCCGCTACGGCGCCTACGACGCGTCCGTCATCGCGCGTCTGCGCTGGATGGCCGAGACGCTGGGGCCGGCGCTCTCCCGAGCGCTGCGGCAGGAGCCGGTGGATCTCGCCAACCTGACGGCGCAGGCGCTGCAGATGGGCGACGAGTGCCACAACCGCAACGTCGCCGCGACATCGCTCTTCACCCGGGCCGCGGCGCTCGCGCTGGTGCGGACGAGCGCCCCGGACGACGCGGCGTCCGTCTTCGAATTCTTGCGGGGCAACGACCACTTCTATCTCAATCTGTCGATGGCGGCGTGCAAGGCCACGCTCGACGCAGCCCACGGGATCGACGGCTCGTCGGTGGTCACCGCGATGGCGCGTAACGGCGTCGAGTTCGGGCTTCGGGTGAGCGGCCTCGGAAACGCGTGGTTCACCGCTCCGGTGCCCGTCCCCGACGGTCTGTATTTCCCGGGCTACAGTGCGGCCGACGCGAACCCGGATCTCGGCGACAGCGCGATCACGGAAACGTGCGGCCTCGGCGGCTTCGCCATGGCGGCCGCCCCCGCGATCGTGCGTTTCGTCGGCGGGACGCCGGCGGACGCGGTCGCCTTCACGCGCGCCATGTACCGGATCACCCTCGCGCGCAATCCCGCGTACACGCTGGCGGCGCTGGACTTCCTCGGGACGCCGACGGCGATCGACGTTCGCCGCGTCGTGGAAACGGGAGAACTGCCGGTGATCAACACCGGCATCGCGCACCGCCGGGCCGGCGTGGGGCAGATCGGCGCCGGCATCACGCGGGCCCCCCTTCCGTGCTTCGTCGACGCGCTGCGGGCGCTCGCGCGCCGGGCCGGCGTGGAGGCCGCCGCGTGA
- the fdrA gene encoding acyl-CoA synthetase FdrA, giving the protein MAGVVRQRVFPRTYRDSVESMRIAGEVQRRPGVLRAGIVMGTPANLGMLADAGLMTDPAAEAKPADLVVAVCAESQAAAEAALDWAASAFTGSTRTAADERRPASPVTLHDALAEIDNANLALISTPGPYATAEALKALKRGLHVFLFSDNVPVRDEVELKTVAERKNLLVMGPDCGTAMLDGIPLGFTNVIRRGRIGLIGASGTGLQQVSCLIDRLGEGVSQMIGVGGRDLSADVGGRMTLCALRRLSGDDGTAVIVLISKPPAPAVADRVLAAARECGKPVVVNFLGSAAAPGLDAAVTFEDAARNAVALERGVAVAMLSWPEEDEPGALPAYRFAPAQRDVRGLFCGGSLAGEAKLVLAAALGDGSAGRVKIIDLGDDEYTVGRPHPMIDPSLRNQFIVEASREPAVAVVLLDVVLGYNSHPDPAGALAPAVRDAVDEAHRAGRDLAVVASVCGTADDPQDLRRQRATLSAAGIALAPSNAAAARLAARIASGGGASAPAGTDRRARGGHGGAS; this is encoded by the coding sequence ATGGCGGGCGTCGTGCGGCAGCGGGTGTTCCCCCGCACGTATCGGGATTCGGTCGAGTCGATGCGCATCGCCGGCGAGGTGCAGCGCCGCCCCGGTGTACTCCGGGCGGGCATCGTCATGGGTACGCCCGCCAACCTCGGCATGCTCGCGGATGCGGGGCTTATGACCGATCCCGCGGCGGAGGCGAAGCCGGCCGACCTGGTGGTCGCGGTCTGCGCGGAGAGCCAGGCCGCGGCAGAAGCAGCGCTCGACTGGGCCGCTTCGGCGTTTACCGGCTCGACGCGCACCGCCGCGGATGAGCGCCGTCCCGCTTCGCCCGTTACGCTCCACGACGCGCTGGCCGAGATCGACAATGCGAATCTGGCCCTCATCTCGACGCCCGGCCCCTACGCGACCGCCGAGGCCCTCAAGGCGCTCAAGCGCGGTCTGCACGTCTTCCTGTTTAGCGACAACGTGCCGGTGAGGGACGAAGTCGAGCTGAAAACGGTTGCCGAACGCAAGAATCTGCTCGTGATGGGTCCCGACTGCGGCACCGCAATGCTGGACGGCATCCCGCTCGGGTTCACCAACGTGATTCGCCGCGGCCGCATCGGGCTGATCGGCGCCTCCGGCACCGGTCTCCAGCAGGTGTCCTGCCTGATCGACCGGCTGGGGGAGGGCGTCTCCCAGATGATCGGCGTCGGCGGCCGCGACTTGAGCGCGGACGTCGGTGGCCGGATGACGCTGTGTGCGTTGCGCCGTCTCTCCGGTGACGACGGCACGGCTGTGATCGTGCTCATCTCGAAGCCGCCGGCCCCCGCGGTCGCGGACCGCGTCCTCGCCGCGGCGCGCGAGTGCGGCAAGCCGGTCGTCGTCAATTTCCTGGGATCGGCCGCCGCGCCGGGACTCGACGCGGCGGTCACGTTCGAGGACGCTGCGCGGAACGCCGTGGCGCTCGAGCGCGGCGTGGCAGTCGCGATGCTGAGTTGGCCGGAGGAAGACGAGCCAGGGGCGCTTCCGGCGTACCGATTCGCGCCGGCCCAGCGCGACGTCCGGGGACTCTTCTGCGGTGGCTCGCTCGCCGGCGAGGCCAAGCTCGTGCTTGCCGCCGCGCTCGGCGACGGCTCCGCCGGCCGCGTGAAGATTATCGATCTCGGCGACGACGAATACACGGTGGGCCGGCCGCACCCCATGATCGATCCGAGTCTCCGCAACCAGTTCATCGTGGAGGCATCGCGCGAGCCCGCGGTGGCCGTCGTCCTGCTCGATGTGGTGCTCGGTTACAATTCCCACCCCGATCCGGCCGGGGCGTTGGCCCCGGCGGTTCGGGACGCGGTCGATGAAGCGCACCGCGCGGGGCGCGACCTCGCCGTCGTCGCGTCCGTGTGCGGCACCGCCGACGATCCCCAGGATCTCCGGCGTCAGCGGGCGACGTTGAGCGCGGCCGGGATCGCGCTCGCGCCCAGCAACGCCGCCGCGGCACGGCTCGCCGCTCGGATCGCGTCGGGCGGCGGCGCTTCGGCGCCGGCCGGGACAGACCGTCGCGCGCGCGGCGGTCATGGAGGCGCGTCATGA
- a CDS encoding regulator: MMAASAGEFRPRLWVPGDWNAFFGLGTNVILNVIVLSSLVLGVIKLPEGIVFGRILPALGIALPLGNIFYAYLAYRLARTERRSDVAAMPYGPSVPHMFIVVFVIMLPIVLATHDPIKAWTAGLAWAFIIGVIILIGAFIGPSIRAFTPRAAMLGTLAGISIVFISMRPAFQMWEVPWIGFIAFAIILVSWVANVRLPFNIPGGLAAVVVGTAVGWIAQLLGWTGILVPSAVGESFRQFGLHLPAADGKVLSGLRDMGPLLATAIPLGVYNFTEGMNNVESASAAGDSYNLRSILLADGFGAIIGSFLGSPFPPAVYIGHPGWKAVGGRIGYSLATGFVVAGVVFFGLVALLLAVIPIQALLPILLFIGLVIGAQAFQTTPARHAPAVVLALLPNVALWAKGLVDDALGAAGTDAIKLGLDKPGAGDIYHGMALFAGGAVLAGMVLGAIAAFVIDRQFVKAIVTTLAGAVLSFFGLINSIGPVGLNMSPQVTLGYLFMAVTFTVAAWHAGQLSTEGMRNLREVPAPASAPGGGNGG, encoded by the coding sequence ATGATGGCGGCTTCGGCGGGTGAGTTTCGGCCGCGGTTGTGGGTGCCCGGCGACTGGAACGCGTTCTTCGGCCTCGGGACGAACGTCATCCTCAATGTCATCGTGCTGAGCAGCCTGGTGCTCGGCGTGATCAAACTGCCGGAGGGGATCGTGTTCGGCCGGATCCTCCCGGCGCTCGGCATCGCGCTGCCGCTCGGCAACATCTTCTACGCGTACCTGGCCTACCGGCTCGCGCGTACGGAGCGGCGCAGCGACGTCGCGGCGATGCCCTACGGGCCGAGCGTGCCGCACATGTTCATCGTGGTGTTCGTCATCATGCTGCCGATCGTGCTGGCGACCCACGATCCGATCAAGGCCTGGACCGCCGGCCTTGCGTGGGCGTTCATCATCGGCGTGATCATCCTGATCGGCGCCTTCATCGGGCCCTCGATCCGCGCGTTCACGCCGCGGGCGGCGATGCTGGGGACGCTCGCCGGAATCTCGATCGTCTTCATCTCCATGCGGCCGGCGTTTCAGATGTGGGAAGTCCCCTGGATCGGCTTCATCGCCTTCGCCATCATCCTGGTGAGCTGGGTCGCCAACGTGCGCCTGCCGTTCAACATCCCCGGCGGGCTGGCGGCGGTCGTCGTCGGCACGGCGGTGGGATGGATCGCCCAACTCCTGGGATGGACGGGGATCCTGGTGCCGTCCGCCGTCGGCGAGTCGTTCCGGCAGTTCGGCCTGCATCTCCCGGCGGCCGACGGGAAAGTGCTGAGCGGTCTGCGGGACATGGGCCCGCTGCTGGCGACGGCGATTCCGCTCGGCGTCTACAACTTCACCGAGGGCATGAACAACGTGGAAAGCGCGTCCGCCGCCGGCGACAGCTACAACCTGCGCTCCATCCTGCTGGCGGACGGTTTCGGCGCGATCATCGGGTCGTTTCTCGGCAGCCCGTTCCCCCCCGCCGTCTACATCGGACACCCCGGCTGGAAGGCCGTGGGCGGCCGCATCGGGTACTCGCTGGCGACGGGCTTCGTGGTGGCGGGCGTGGTGTTCTTCGGCCTCGTGGCGCTGCTGCTTGCCGTGATCCCGATTCAGGCCCTGCTGCCGATTCTGTTGTTCATCGGGTTGGTGATCGGCGCTCAGGCCTTCCAGACGACGCCGGCGCGGCACGCTCCGGCGGTTGTGCTTGCCCTGCTGCCGAACGTCGCGCTGTGGGCGAAGGGATTGGTGGACGACGCGCTCGGCGCGGCCGGCACCGATGCGATCAAGCTGGGCCTCGACAAGCCGGGCGCCGGGGACATCTACCACGGGATGGCGCTGTTCGCGGGCGGGGCGGTGCTCGCGGGCATGGTGCTCGGCGCGATCGCGGCGTTCGTCATCGACCGCCAGTTCGTCAAGGCGATCGTGACGACGCTGGCCGGCGCGGTCCTGTCGTTCTTCGGGCTGATCAACTCGATTGGTCCCGTGGGATTAAACATGTCGCCGCAGGTCACCCTGGGCTACCTCTTCATGGCCGTTACGTTCACGGTGGCCGCCTGGCACGCGGGACAGCTGAGCACCGAGGGAATGCGAAACCTCCGCGAGGTGCCGGCGCCGGCTTCCGCGCCCGGCGGTGGCAATGGCGGTTGA
- a CDS encoding molybdopterin guanine dinucleotide-containing S/N-oxide reductase, with protein MPTRRVPSLCHWGAFTAVVEGDRVVKCEPFFKDPCPSPMLSALPAMIHSPLRVQRPAVRESWLREREGSDGARRGAERFVEVSWDTALTLVAEELLRVRTQFGPQAIFGGSYGWSSAGRFHHARTLVRRFLFSGGGCVDQIGNYSWGCAQTLLPHVIGSYEPVAGKVTHWTNVVKHTKLFVAFGGLAIKNGQVTSGGAGEHTMTQWLRRARDAGCDFVVVSPTQGDCPDFLRPSWIPIRPNTDAALMLGLAYVLLAERKADEAFLSRHCVGFDKFKPYLNGDCDGTPKTPDWAAAITGVPPETIYSLARRMAAARTMLSASWSLQRAHHGEQPYWMLIALAAMLGQIGLPGGGFGFGHGSINGVGNPRPDVPAPTMDHGDNPAARAIPVARVADMLLQAGAEYEFNGRHDRYPDIRLVYWAGGNPFHHHQDLNRLRAAWAKPETVVVHESWWTATARRADVVLPATTTLERNDVGGASRDRFIFAMHQAINPVAASRNDFDSFRDLAARGGFERAFTEGRDEAAWMKHIYRQARAANAAVGVALPDFEEFWERGYAEQPVPDEDFVLFAEFRRDPERYPLKTPSGRIELYSDTIRTFGYDDCPPHPAWLPPKEWLGAEETRRYPLHLISIQPPNRLHSQMDPGPVATSQKIAGREKLRIGPEDAARRDLRSGDTARVFNDRGACLAGIEIASGITPGVVVMATGAWYDPAGQGDRPLDRHGNPNVLSLDIGTSKLAQGPSALSALVEVELWRGGPAAVQAFEAPEIVQLRPGSGSDVPERDQVTRR; from the coding sequence ATGCCGACACGACGAGTACCATCGCTGTGCCATTGGGGCGCGTTTACGGCCGTGGTCGAAGGAGACCGGGTCGTCAAATGCGAGCCGTTTTTCAAGGATCCGTGTCCGTCGCCGATGCTCAGCGCCCTCCCGGCCATGATACATTCACCGCTCCGCGTTCAACGGCCGGCGGTGCGCGAGAGTTGGTTGCGGGAACGCGAAGGCAGCGACGGAGCCCGACGCGGTGCGGAGCGATTCGTAGAAGTGTCGTGGGACACAGCGCTGACGCTTGTCGCGGAAGAACTCTTGCGCGTGCGCACACAATTCGGCCCGCAGGCAATTTTCGGCGGGTCATACGGTTGGTCTTCGGCCGGACGATTCCATCACGCGCGCACACTCGTGCGGCGCTTTCTCTTCTCGGGCGGCGGCTGTGTCGATCAGATCGGCAACTACAGCTGGGGTTGCGCGCAGACCCTGCTTCCCCATGTCATCGGCTCCTACGAGCCGGTCGCGGGCAAAGTGACCCACTGGACCAACGTCGTCAAGCATACGAAGTTGTTCGTGGCCTTCGGAGGGCTCGCGATCAAGAACGGGCAAGTGACATCCGGGGGCGCCGGGGAACACACGATGACGCAATGGCTGCGCCGCGCCCGTGACGCGGGGTGTGACTTTGTCGTTGTGAGCCCAACGCAGGGAGACTGTCCGGATTTTCTGCGACCATCCTGGATCCCGATCCGGCCCAACACCGACGCCGCGCTCATGCTCGGCCTCGCGTACGTACTTCTTGCGGAGCGGAAAGCCGACGAGGCGTTCCTCTCGCGCCACTGCGTTGGCTTCGACAAATTCAAACCCTATCTCAACGGCGACTGCGACGGCACGCCCAAGACACCGGACTGGGCCGCCGCCATCACGGGCGTCCCCCCGGAAACGATCTACTCCCTTGCTCGCCGCATGGCCGCCGCGCGCACGATGCTCAGTGCCTCGTGGTCTCTACAGCGCGCGCATCACGGCGAACAGCCGTACTGGATGCTGATTGCCCTTGCCGCGATGCTCGGTCAAATCGGTTTGCCGGGCGGCGGATTCGGGTTCGGACACGGATCGATCAACGGCGTCGGCAATCCGCGGCCGGACGTACCTGCTCCCACGATGGACCACGGGGACAACCCCGCGGCCCGAGCGATTCCGGTGGCCCGTGTCGCAGACATGCTGCTGCAGGCGGGCGCCGAATACGAGTTCAACGGTCGGCACGACCGGTATCCCGACATCCGGCTCGTTTATTGGGCCGGAGGCAACCCCTTTCACCATCACCAAGATCTGAACCGGCTGCGCGCGGCATGGGCGAAGCCTGAGACAGTCGTTGTGCACGAGAGTTGGTGGACCGCCACGGCCCGCCGCGCCGACGTCGTGCTGCCCGCCACCACGACGCTGGAACGCAACGACGTGGGGGGCGCCTCGCGCGATCGCTTCATCTTCGCCATGCATCAGGCAATCAACCCGGTGGCGGCGAGCCGGAATGACTTCGACAGTTTCCGCGACCTCGCGGCGCGCGGCGGATTCGAGCGTGCATTTACGGAAGGCCGCGACGAGGCGGCTTGGATGAAGCATATCTATCGGCAGGCGCGCGCTGCCAACGCCGCAGTCGGCGTGGCGTTACCGGATTTCGAAGAGTTCTGGGAACGAGGATACGCCGAGCAGCCCGTGCCCGATGAGGACTTTGTGCTCTTCGCCGAGTTCCGCCGTGATCCCGAGCGCTATCCGTTGAAGACACCTTCCGGACGGATCGAACTCTATTCTGACACGATCAGAACGTTCGGCTATGACGACTGCCCGCCACACCCGGCGTGGCTGCCTCCTAAGGAGTGGCTCGGGGCGGAGGAAACACGCAGGTACCCTCTCCACCTGATCTCCATTCAACCGCCCAACCGGTTGCACTCGCAAATGGATCCGGGGCCCGTCGCGACAAGTCAAAAGATCGCGGGGCGGGAAAAACTGCGCATTGGACCGGAAGATGCGGCTCGGCGTGATCTTCGATCGGGCGACACGGCACGGGTGTTCAACGACCGCGGCGCTTGTCTCGCCGGCATCGAAATTGCCTCCGGGATAACGCCCGGGGTTGTAGTCATGGCAACCGGTGCGTGGTACGATCCGGCGGGACAGGGCGATCGACCGCTCGACCGCCACGGAAACCCCAATGTGCTTTCACTCGATATCGGGACTTCGAAGCTCGCGCAGGGCCCGAGCGCGTTGTCAGCGCTGGTGGAGGTGGAGTTGTGGCGCGGGGGCCCCGCTGCCGTGCAGGCCTTTGAAGCGCCGGAAATAGTGCAACTGCGGCCCGGCTCTGGGTCGGACGTGCCGGAAAGAGATCAGGTAACCAGGCGCTAA
- a CDS encoding ammonium transporter — protein sequence MLHLDTGNTAFMILCSSLVMLMTPGLAFFYGGLVGRKNVLAIMMQSFVSMGWTTVLWWLVGFSMCFSGDLKSGTDIGGIIGNFHWAFLRGVTLSTPSPNDTIPLIVFCAYQMMFAIITPALITGAFTNRVTFKAYFLFLTAWLLLVYFPFVHMVWGGGLLASWGVKDFAGGIVVHNIAGMAALASVLYVGKRRVADEGPHSIPLVALGTGLLWFGWYGFNAGSEFRVDSVTAVAFLNTDLAASFAAIAWLVMDWLLTGRPRFLGLLTGAVAGLATITPAAGFVSPAAACLIGIVSGVVCYYAVALKNRLRWDDALDVWGVHGVGGYLGIVMLGLTASTAWNPAASGGVDGLFRGGTHFFLVQWGSVTLAAAWAFFFTLGMLWAIEHITPVKVPELTEVTGLDEGIHGEKAYILEGAPLAP from the coding sequence ATGCTGCACCTCGATACCGGCAACACTGCCTTCATGATTCTCTGTTCAAGCCTCGTGATGCTCATGACGCCGGGTTTGGCGTTCTTTTATGGCGGGCTGGTCGGCCGGAAGAACGTCCTCGCCATCATGATGCAAAGCTTCGTCTCGATGGGCTGGACCACCGTGCTGTGGTGGCTCGTCGGGTTCTCGATGTGCTTCAGCGGCGACCTGAAGTCGGGCACCGACATCGGCGGAATCATCGGCAACTTTCACTGGGCGTTTCTCCGCGGCGTAACGCTGTCGACGCCGTCGCCCAACGACACGATTCCGCTGATCGTGTTCTGCGCCTACCAGATGATGTTTGCCATTATTACGCCGGCGCTGATCACGGGCGCCTTTACCAATCGCGTGACCTTCAAAGCGTACTTCCTATTCCTCACCGCGTGGTTGCTGCTGGTCTACTTCCCCTTCGTGCACATGGTGTGGGGCGGCGGGCTCCTGGCGTCCTGGGGGGTCAAGGACTTTGCCGGCGGCATCGTGGTCCACAACATCGCGGGCATGGCCGCGCTGGCGTCGGTGCTCTACGTGGGCAAGCGTCGGGTCGCGGATGAGGGGCCTCACAGCATCCCGCTCGTGGCGCTGGGCACCGGCCTGCTTTGGTTCGGGTGGTACGGTTTCAACGCGGGCAGCGAATTCCGGGTGGACTCCGTCACCGCCGTGGCCTTCCTCAATACCGACCTCGCCGCATCGTTTGCCGCGATCGCGTGGCTGGTAATGGACTGGCTGCTCACCGGGCGGCCGCGCTTCCTCGGCCTGCTGACGGGAGCGGTCGCCGGCCTGGCCACGATCACGCCGGCCGCGGGGTTCGTGTCGCCGGCCGCGGCGTGCTTGATCGGCATCGTATCGGGCGTCGTCTGTTATTATGCAGTCGCCCTGAAAAATCGCCTGCGGTGGGACGACGCTCTGGACGTGTGGGGGGTCCACGGGGTCGGCGGCTACCTCGGGATCGTCATGCTGGGCCTGACGGCCTCAACCGCGTGGAATCCGGCCGCGTCCGGAGGGGTGGACGGATTGTTCCGCGGGGGCACGCACTTCTTTCTGGTCCAATGGGGAAGCGTGACGCTCGCGGCGGCGTGGGCGTTCTTCTTCACGCTGGGGATGCTCTGGGCGATCGAACACATCACCCCGGTGAAGGTGCCGGAACTCACAGAAGTCACGGGTCTCGACGAGGGTATTCACGGCGAAAAGGCCTACATCTTGGAAGGCGCGCCGTTGGCCCCGTAG